From the genome of Hyalangium ruber, one region includes:
- a CDS encoding patatin-like phospholipase family protein: MSEKLSMGGHGMPYRILAMDGASVSGGNGYVAVGMLRALRRMLDSRSEHRALLGQVDLFVGSSAGAVNAALFAREEHPDAALGRIIDFWGELLAMNKDGLSIRRSLLTLAGISALVDSASVRDFLSNHFGNRRLGDLRKKVVIPTFQLDGKRNGLRTWKAKVFHNTGSTDDPDLNERVVDVLMRSSSPPVVYPIYQGIKERGSGYVDGGLYANNPSMVGLAQALHQVLQSPSTQQTEAPHESGPADMRGLLLLSLGNGFTSTYVSPSFRDGLANWGFARWLLDLRNPLLLVKMMLESGGDAVDYQCRTILRKEYLRLNPVVEKRLVAYNRWQVELALEKVLEMQSTQESLESTLQWLMSSGWLGDSASQSQFEPEAA; the protein is encoded by the coding sequence ATGTCCGAGAAGCTCTCGATGGGGGGACATGGAATGCCGTACCGAATCCTGGCAATGGATGGAGCCTCCGTCTCAGGCGGCAATGGCTACGTCGCGGTGGGCATGCTGCGGGCGCTCCGGCGGATGCTGGATTCTCGCTCGGAGCACCGGGCATTGTTGGGCCAGGTCGACTTGTTCGTGGGCTCGTCGGCGGGTGCTGTCAACGCGGCGCTCTTCGCCCGCGAGGAGCACCCAGACGCTGCCCTGGGCAGGATCATCGATTTCTGGGGCGAGCTCCTCGCCATGAACAAGGACGGCCTGTCTATTCGGCGCTCCCTGCTCACACTGGCCGGCATCAGCGCGCTGGTCGACTCGGCCTCCGTTCGGGATTTCCTCTCCAACCACTTCGGAAACAGGAGACTCGGGGACCTTCGCAAGAAGGTGGTGATCCCAACCTTCCAGTTGGATGGAAAGCGCAACGGGCTCCGGACCTGGAAAGCGAAGGTCTTTCACAACACCGGGAGCACCGATGATCCCGACCTGAACGAGCGAGTGGTCGACGTGTTGATGCGGAGCAGCTCGCCTCCCGTCGTCTACCCCATCTACCAAGGCATCAAGGAGCGAGGGAGCGGGTACGTGGATGGAGGGCTGTACGCCAACAACCCGTCCATGGTGGGTCTGGCGCAGGCGCTTCATCAGGTGCTCCAGAGCCCGAGCACGCAGCAGACGGAGGCACCTCATGAGTCCGGGCCGGCTGACATGAGAGGTCTTCTGTTGCTGTCATTGGGAAACGGCTTTACGTCGACGTACGTCTCACCGAGCTTCCGAGACGGTCTCGCCAACTGGGGCTTCGCCCGGTGGCTGCTGGACCTCCGCAATCCCCTGCTCCTGGTGAAGATGATGCTCGAGTCGGGAGGGGATGCCGTGGACTACCAGTGCCGCACGATTCTCCGGAAGGAGTACCTCCGACTGAATCCAGTCGTGGAGAAGCGCCTCGTGGCCTACAACCGATGGCAGGTAGAATTGGCCCTCGAGAAGGTGTTGGAAATGCAGTCCACCCAAGAGTCGCTGGAGTCCACGCTGCAGTGGCTCATGAGCTCGGGCTGGCTGGGGGACTCTGCTTCCCAAAGCCAGTTCGAGCCAGAAGCAGCCTAA
- a CDS encoding cell envelope biogenesis protein TolA gives MVAALIFVSIGFAITLGMLFFGPNRAAVPAAPSVKGELPEDASKARARAESELQRKQKELDEQRSQVQDLKEQLKQTKRKLYEQKEGEKGDRELTKARAEVERQASLQLEVVRGDLSNALAELERLRGEQGGSKSRRAVAPAGAPAATSTAAPVATAAAPATGQLTAPPQEGERVVTAAVQVTPAAEAAPAAAQPAPAVEKTRGERRYRDLNDADREKMERLEQSAKKERDRAVELERELRRVKGGKETQQRVYNATKSELDLVKDKYKALEKRMNRTLLERDLLRRAIKDLEKKTGMVAERTELTPDEVAASDQKTEEVARERAAAEAQRAAQEAQAAKAAEAAAPSEAPATGDASSPAASAEGDKSSSPSA, from the coding sequence CTGGTTGCTGCCCTTATCTTCGTATCCATCGGCTTTGCCATCACGCTTGGCATGCTGTTCTTCGGCCCGAACCGGGCCGCCGTCCCCGCCGCCCCCTCTGTGAAGGGAGAGTTGCCGGAGGACGCGTCCAAGGCGCGCGCCCGCGCCGAGTCGGAGCTGCAGCGCAAGCAGAAGGAGCTCGACGAGCAGCGCTCCCAGGTCCAGGACCTGAAGGAGCAGCTGAAGCAGACCAAGCGCAAGCTGTACGAGCAGAAGGAGGGCGAGAAGGGCGATCGCGAGCTGACCAAGGCGCGCGCCGAGGTGGAGCGCCAGGCCTCCCTGCAGCTCGAGGTGGTGCGCGGCGATCTGTCCAACGCGCTGGCCGAGCTCGAGCGGCTGCGTGGTGAGCAGGGCGGCAGCAAGTCCCGGCGCGCGGTGGCTCCGGCTGGGGCTCCGGCGGCGACGTCCACCGCGGCTCCCGTGGCGACGGCCGCGGCTCCGGCCACCGGGCAGCTGACGGCGCCTCCCCAGGAGGGTGAGCGGGTGGTGACGGCGGCGGTGCAGGTGACGCCGGCCGCCGAGGCCGCTCCCGCCGCCGCGCAGCCCGCGCCGGCCGTGGAGAAGACTCGGGGCGAGCGTCGCTACCGCGACCTGAACGACGCCGACCGGGAGAAGATGGAGCGGCTGGAGCAGAGCGCCAAGAAGGAGCGCGACCGGGCGGTAGAGCTGGAGCGCGAGCTGCGCCGGGTGAAGGGCGGCAAGGAGACGCAGCAGCGCGTCTACAACGCCACCAAGAGCGAGCTGGACCTGGTGAAGGACAAGTACAAGGCGCTGGAGAAGCGGATGAACCGCACGCTCCTGGAGCGCGACCTGCTTCGCCGGGCCATCAAGGACCTGGAGAAGAAGACGGGCATGGTGGCCGAGCGCACGGAGCTGACGCCGGACGAGGTGGCCGCCAGCGACCAGAAGACCGAGGAGGTGGCGCGGGAGCGCGCCGCCGCCGAGGCCCAGCGTGCCGCGCAGGAGGCCCAGGCCGCGAAGGCCGCCGAGGCCGCCGCCCCCAGCGAGGCTCCCGCCACGGGCGACGCCTCGAGCCCCGCCGCTTCGGCTGAGGGCGATAAGAGCTCCTCGCCGAGCGCCTGA
- a CDS encoding 2-oxo acid dehydrogenase subunit E2 — translation MAHLELTPKTDLSSFRKLAIGSWKTTYDPTVYGTLTVRMDKALAYIEAFRQRTGVRLTVTHLMVKAMGEALRRCPDANAIMRFNRIYLRKRVTISALVVQTDGGKVDLTTAKIDDADIKSLHGIAQEMEEAIRRVRERRDAALEKGKGTIQKIPYLLLNTFTWLLGFLMYTLNLDMSRFGMPKDAFGSVIITNVGSLGLDTAYVPLVPYTRVPIFLSPGAVKEAPVVEDGKIVVGKVMNVNASFDHRFIDGFHAGVLSTTLRELLENPFEMFDPLESLPEASSAESPPIKAAG, via the coding sequence ATGGCACACCTGGAGCTCACCCCCAAGACGGACCTCTCGAGTTTTCGCAAGCTGGCCATCGGCAGCTGGAAGACGACGTACGATCCGACCGTCTACGGCACGCTGACGGTGCGCATGGACAAGGCCCTGGCCTACATCGAGGCCTTCCGGCAGCGCACCGGTGTGCGGCTCACGGTGACGCACCTGATGGTCAAGGCCATGGGCGAGGCGCTGCGCCGCTGCCCGGACGCCAACGCCATCATGCGCTTCAACCGGATCTACCTGCGCAAGCGGGTGACCATCTCCGCGCTGGTGGTGCAGACCGACGGCGGGAAGGTGGACCTCACCACGGCGAAGATCGACGACGCGGACATCAAGAGCCTGCACGGCATCGCCCAGGAGATGGAGGAGGCGATCCGCCGGGTACGCGAGCGCCGAGACGCGGCGCTGGAGAAGGGCAAGGGGACGATCCAGAAGATCCCCTACCTGCTCCTGAACACCTTCACCTGGCTGCTGGGCTTCCTCATGTACACGCTGAACCTGGACATGAGCCGGTTCGGCATGCCGAAGGACGCGTTCGGCTCCGTCATCATCACCAACGTGGGCTCGCTGGGCCTGGACACCGCGTACGTGCCGCTGGTGCCCTACACGCGCGTGCCCATCTTCCTGTCGCCCGGCGCGGTGAAGGAGGCCCCGGTGGTGGAGGACGGCAAGATTGTCGTGGGCAAGGTGATGAACGTGAACGCCTCGTTCGATCACCGCTTCATCGACGGGTTCCACGCGGGTGTGCTCTCCACCACCCTGCGCGAGCTGCTGGAGAACCCGTTCGAGATGTTCGACCCGCTGGAGTCGCTCCCCGAGGCCTCGTCGGCGGAGAGCCCGCCGATCAAGGCCGCGGGGTAG
- a CDS encoding zinc metalloprotease HtpX, with protein sequence MSYYSNTYDTSPRRSTPLRGGGWHRLGNALKTTVLLAGLTALVLLIGQRLGGARGLAFAGFFVVVMNFASYWFSDKIALAMHGAQPLARHQAPWLHDMVERLAARAGMPTPRLYLLPTATPNAFATGRSPKHAAVAVTTGLMELLDRRELEGVLAHELAHVRNRDTLIGTVAATLAGVISYAAQMLFWFGGSMLSRGDDEEGGGLGGALSQLGLLLVAPIAATLLQLAVSRSREYGADATGAELCGDPDALANALLKLERGAEMMPYDRAPATSHLFIVNPLSGGGVMKLFSTHPPIPERVRRLREMGGGRAW encoded by the coding sequence ATGTCCTACTACAGCAACACCTATGACACGTCGCCCCGGAGGAGCACGCCCTTGCGCGGTGGCGGCTGGCACCGGCTGGGCAACGCGCTCAAGACGACCGTGTTGCTGGCGGGCCTCACGGCGCTCGTCCTGCTCATCGGACAGCGGCTCGGCGGCGCGCGCGGGCTCGCCTTCGCGGGCTTCTTCGTGGTGGTGATGAACTTCGCCTCGTACTGGTTCAGCGACAAGATCGCCCTGGCCATGCACGGGGCGCAGCCGCTGGCGCGCCACCAGGCGCCCTGGCTGCACGACATGGTCGAGCGGCTGGCGGCGCGCGCCGGCATGCCCACGCCCCGGCTCTACCTGCTGCCCACGGCCACGCCCAACGCGTTCGCCACGGGCCGCAGCCCCAAGCACGCGGCGGTGGCCGTTACCACGGGCCTGATGGAGCTCCTCGATCGGCGCGAGCTGGAGGGTGTGCTGGCCCACGAGCTGGCGCACGTGCGCAACCGCGACACGCTCATCGGCACGGTGGCCGCCACGCTGGCGGGCGTCATCAGCTACGCGGCGCAGATGCTCTTCTGGTTCGGCGGCTCGATGCTCAGCCGCGGTGACGACGAGGAGGGCGGTGGCCTCGGCGGCGCGCTCTCGCAGCTGGGCCTGCTGCTGGTGGCGCCCATCGCCGCCACGCTGCTGCAGCTGGCGGTGAGTCGCTCGCGCGAGTACGGCGCGGACGCCACGGGCGCCGAGCTGTGCGGCGATCCGGACGCGCTGGCCAATGCCCTGCTGAAGCTGGAGCGCGGCGCGGAGATGATGCCGTACGACCGGGCGCCGGCCACCTCGCACCTCTTCATCGTCAACCCGCTGTCGGGTGGCGGGGTGATGAAGCTGTTCTCCACGCACCCGCCGATCCCCGAGCGGGTGCGGCGCCTGCGTGAGATGGGCGGCGGCCGGGCCTGGTAG
- the fni gene encoding type 2 isopentenyl-diphosphate Delta-isomerase, giving the protein MGEETTAKRKDAHLDLCATGDVEPGQNSTLLECVKLVHCAMPEMAVEDVDLSTDFLGKRLRAPLLITGMTGGTERAAQVNRDLATLAERHGLAFGVGSQRAMGEAPERASTFQVRDVAPTMALLGNIGLYQAAQMGVDGVRRLAEAIGADAMALHLNAGQELTQPEGDRDFRGGYAVVEGLVRAFGERLMVKETGCGIGPEVARRLKELGVRNLDVSGLGGTSWVRVEQLRASGQLAELGSEYSSWGIPTAAATVTVRRAVGSEVKLVASGGVRTGLEVAKVLALGADLGGMALPLFRAQQAGGLEGAEKALQLILAGLKQAFVLTGSRSCAELRRKPVVMMGELKDWLAAL; this is encoded by the coding sequence ATGGGCGAAGAGACGACAGCGAAGCGCAAGGACGCTCATCTCGATCTCTGCGCCACGGGAGATGTTGAGCCAGGGCAGAACAGTACGCTCCTGGAGTGCGTGAAGCTGGTGCATTGCGCCATGCCGGAGATGGCGGTGGAGGATGTGGATCTCTCCACGGATTTCCTGGGAAAGCGCCTGCGCGCGCCGCTGCTGATTACCGGCATGACGGGCGGCACGGAGCGGGCTGCTCAGGTAAATCGCGACTTGGCGACATTGGCCGAGCGGCATGGACTGGCCTTCGGCGTGGGCAGCCAGCGCGCCATGGGCGAGGCCCCCGAGCGCGCCTCCACGTTCCAGGTGCGGGACGTGGCCCCCACGATGGCGCTGCTGGGCAACATCGGCCTCTACCAGGCGGCGCAGATGGGCGTGGACGGGGTGCGCAGGCTGGCGGAGGCGATCGGCGCGGATGCCATGGCGCTGCACCTCAACGCCGGCCAGGAGCTCACCCAGCCCGAGGGCGATCGCGACTTCCGGGGTGGCTACGCGGTGGTGGAGGGCCTGGTGCGCGCCTTCGGCGAGCGCTTGATGGTGAAGGAGACGGGCTGCGGCATCGGCCCGGAGGTGGCGCGCCGGCTCAAGGAACTGGGGGTGCGCAACCTGGACGTGTCCGGGCTGGGCGGCACCTCGTGGGTGCGGGTGGAGCAGCTTCGCGCCTCGGGACAGCTCGCGGAGCTGGGCAGCGAGTACTCCAGCTGGGGCATCCCCACCGCCGCTGCGACGGTGACCGTGCGGCGGGCCGTGGGGTCGGAAGTAAAGCTGGTGGCATCCGGCGGCGTCCGGACGGGTTTGGAGGTGGCCAAGGTGCTCGCGCTGGGCGCGGACCTGGGGGGCATGGCCCTGCCGTTGTTCCGGGCGCAGCAGGCAGGGGGGCTCGAGGGCGCGGAGAAGGCCCTTCAGCTCATCCTCGCCGGGCTGAAGCAGGCCTTCGTTCTTACGGGGAGTCGAAGCTGTGCTGAACTGAGACGGAAGCCAGTGGTGATGATGGGGGAGTTGAAGGACTGGCTGGCTGCACTGTAG
- a CDS encoding hydroxymethylglutaryl-CoA reductase, degradative: MSDTVTSRLSGFHKLPMEERLAQLGRMFRLAPEELNMLHGVGALQPTLANQMIENAVGTFSLPLGLGLNMMVNGRDYIVPMAVEEPSVVAAVSFAAKIVRESGGFIAEADPSMMIGQVQLTRFGDATEASQKILDVKDQILALANSFHPSMVSRGGGAKEVEVRVLPAPEGPRGEPLLIVHLVIDCQEAMGANLINTMAEGVAPLIEQVTGGKVYLRILSNLADRRLSRAMCRIPVPMLADFEMAGEEIAEGIAQASRFAQADPYRAATHNKGVMNGIDSVAIATGQDWRAIEAGAHAFACREGQYRPLSNWFLEEGHLVGRIELPLALGTVGGPIKVHPGVQAALKVMRVNSVREMSMVFAAVGLAQNFAALRALGSVGIQKGHMALHARCVAVTAGARGDWVEKIANELVKAGHVKVEKARELIAALSPAEAAAATGTTG; the protein is encoded by the coding sequence ATGTCTGACACCGTGACGTCCAGGCTCTCAGGGTTCCACAAGCTGCCGATGGAGGAGCGTCTCGCGCAGCTGGGACGGATGTTCCGTCTCGCCCCTGAGGAACTGAACATGCTGCACGGGGTAGGGGCGCTGCAGCCCACCCTGGCCAACCAGATGATCGAGAACGCGGTGGGCACGTTCTCGCTGCCGCTGGGGCTGGGGCTGAACATGATGGTGAACGGGCGCGACTACATCGTGCCCATGGCCGTCGAGGAGCCCTCGGTGGTGGCCGCGGTGTCGTTCGCCGCGAAGATCGTCCGCGAGTCGGGCGGCTTCATCGCCGAGGCCGACCCGTCGATGATGATCGGCCAGGTGCAGCTGACGCGCTTCGGTGATGCGACCGAGGCCTCGCAGAAGATCCTCGACGTGAAGGATCAGATCCTGGCGCTGGCCAACAGCTTCCACCCGTCCATGGTGAGCCGGGGCGGTGGGGCGAAAGAGGTCGAGGTTCGCGTGCTGCCGGCCCCCGAGGGCCCGCGCGGCGAGCCGCTGCTCATCGTCCACCTGGTCATCGACTGCCAGGAGGCGATGGGGGCCAACCTCATCAACACCATGGCCGAGGGAGTGGCGCCGCTCATCGAGCAGGTGACGGGCGGCAAGGTGTACCTGCGCATCCTCTCGAACCTGGCGGACCGGCGGCTGTCGCGGGCCATGTGCCGCATTCCGGTGCCGATGCTGGCGGACTTCGAGATGGCGGGCGAGGAGATCGCCGAGGGAATCGCCCAGGCGAGCCGGTTCGCGCAGGCGGACCCGTACCGGGCGGCCACGCACAACAAGGGCGTGATGAACGGCATCGACTCGGTGGCCATCGCCACGGGGCAGGACTGGCGGGCGATCGAGGCGGGGGCGCATGCCTTCGCGTGCCGCGAGGGCCAGTATCGGCCGCTGTCGAACTGGTTCCTGGAGGAGGGGCACCTGGTGGGCCGCATCGAGCTGCCGCTGGCGCTGGGCACGGTGGGCGGGCCGATCAAGGTCCACCCCGGGGTGCAGGCGGCGTTGAAGGTGATGCGGGTGAACTCGGTGCGCGAGATGTCGATGGTGTTCGCGGCGGTGGGGCTGGCGCAGAACTTCGCGGCGCTCCGGGCGCTGGGCAGCGTGGGCATCCAGAAGGGGCACATGGCGCTGCACGCGCGGTGCGTGGCGGTGACGGCGGGGGCGCGCGGGGACTGGGTGGAGAAGATCGCCAACGAGCTGGTGAAGGCGGGACACGTGAAGGTGGAGAAGGCGCGGGAGCTCATCGCCGCGCTGTCGCCCGCCGAGGCCGCCGCTGCCACGGGGACCACGGGCTAG
- the mvk gene encoding mevalonate kinase, with product MDSQTAPLVGFGAGKVILLGEHSVVYGHPALAGPLSYGVTARGSKAKKSQLALPDTLSRAQRALLTGAFQRAARQCGSPGVKVSLESELPLSMGLGSSAALSVACVRVLLKAAGRKDVPAEVARLALEMEQEFHGTPSGVDHTTSAEERLILYKRAPGQSAGRARAVKSPRPLKVLVALVGERSPTKKTVGALRERQARWSARYTRLFQQIGTVATEGAKAVEAGDLEALGDAMNVNQGLLSALGLSSPPLEDMVYRLRGLGALGAKLTGAGGDGGAVIGLFLEPEQAVAKLLQLGVRCFSSQLAGPRAL from the coding sequence ATGGACTCACAGACGGCCCCGCTGGTGGGCTTCGGTGCTGGCAAGGTCATCCTGCTCGGCGAACACAGCGTGGTGTACGGGCACCCGGCGCTCGCGGGGCCACTCTCCTACGGCGTGACGGCGCGGGGCTCCAAGGCGAAGAAGAGCCAGCTGGCGCTGCCGGACACGCTGAGCCGTGCCCAGCGGGCGTTGCTCACGGGCGCCTTTCAGCGGGCGGCGCGGCAGTGCGGCAGCCCTGGGGTGAAGGTGTCGCTGGAGTCCGAGCTGCCGCTGTCGATGGGGCTGGGCAGCTCGGCGGCGCTCTCGGTTGCGTGCGTGCGAGTGCTGCTGAAGGCGGCGGGGCGCAAGGACGTTCCGGCCGAGGTGGCGCGGCTGGCACTGGAGATGGAGCAGGAGTTCCACGGCACGCCGTCTGGGGTGGACCACACCACGAGCGCCGAGGAGCGGCTGATCCTCTACAAGCGCGCACCGGGGCAGTCGGCGGGGCGGGCGCGGGCGGTGAAGAGCCCTCGGCCGCTGAAGGTGCTGGTGGCGCTGGTGGGCGAGCGCAGCCCGACGAAGAAGACGGTGGGTGCGCTGCGGGAGCGCCAGGCCCGCTGGTCGGCGCGCTACACGCGCCTGTTCCAGCAGATCGGCACGGTGGCCACGGAGGGCGCCAAGGCGGTGGAGGCGGGGGACCTGGAGGCGCTGGGAGACGCGATGAACGTCAACCAGGGCCTGCTGTCGGCGCTGGGGCTGTCCTCGCCGCCGTTGGAGGACATGGTGTATCGGCTGCGCGGCCTGGGAGCACTGGGCGCGAAGCTGACGGGGGCCGGAGGAGACGGAGGAGCCGTCATCGGCCTGTTTCTAGAACCCGAGCAGGCGGTGGCGAAGCTGCTGCAGCTCGGGGTGCGGTGCTTCAGCAGCCAGCTCGCGGGACCGCGAGCGCTGTGA
- the mvaD gene encoding diphosphomevalonate decarboxylase, with product MKATALAHPNIALVKYWGKRDEALILPHQSSLSLTLSPLSVTTTVEFGVSSDQVELNGHTAKGSERERVLRALETVRAEAGGKLGPARMVSRGDFPASAGLASSAAGFAALAVAARAAAGLPADPKAASVLARRGSGSACRSVQGGFCEWRRGERADGADSYAVQRFDEKHWPELRMVVAILNRDEKEVKSRDGMKHTVDTSPYYEAWARDAEVEVPRAVEIIQRKDLEALGELSERNAWRMHATAFAANPPLCYMHPNTLGLIQHLREQRKKGIPVWFTLDAGPNPVLLTDAAHEVAAEALARACGAVDVVRCVPGGDATLKSEHLF from the coding sequence ATGAAAGCGACTGCCCTGGCGCATCCCAACATCGCCCTGGTGAAGTACTGGGGGAAGCGGGACGAGGCGCTCATCCTTCCTCATCAATCCAGTCTGTCCCTGACGCTGTCGCCGCTGTCGGTCACCACGACGGTGGAGTTCGGCGTGAGCTCGGACCAGGTGGAGCTCAACGGCCATACCGCCAAGGGCAGCGAGCGCGAGCGGGTGCTGCGCGCGCTGGAGACGGTGCGCGCGGAGGCCGGCGGCAAGCTGGGCCCGGCGCGCATGGTGTCGCGCGGCGACTTCCCGGCCTCGGCGGGGTTGGCCAGCAGTGCGGCGGGCTTCGCGGCGCTGGCGGTGGCGGCGCGGGCGGCGGCGGGGCTGCCGGCGGACCCGAAGGCGGCCAGCGTGCTGGCGCGGCGGGGCAGCGGCTCGGCGTGCCGAAGCGTGCAGGGCGGCTTCTGCGAGTGGCGCCGGGGCGAGCGCGCGGACGGCGCGGACAGCTACGCGGTGCAGCGCTTCGATGAGAAGCACTGGCCGGAGCTGCGCATGGTGGTGGCGATCCTCAACCGCGACGAGAAGGAAGTGAAGTCGCGGGACGGGATGAAGCACACGGTGGACACCAGCCCCTACTACGAGGCGTGGGCGAGGGACGCGGAGGTGGAGGTGCCCCGGGCGGTGGAGATCATCCAGCGCAAGGATCTGGAGGCGCTCGGGGAACTCTCGGAGCGCAACGCCTGGCGCATGCACGCCACGGCGTTCGCGGCGAATCCTCCGCTTTGTTACATGCACCCGAACACGCTGGGGCTGATCCAGCACCTGCGGGAGCAGCGCAAGAAGGGCATCCCGGTGTGGTTCACGCTGGACGCGGGGCCGAACCCGGTGCTGCTGACGGACGCGGCGCACGAAGTGGCGGCTGAGGCGCTGGCGCGGGCGTGCGGGGCGGTGGACGTGGTGCGCTGCGTGCCGGGCGGAGACGCGACGCTGAAGAGCGAGCACCTGTTCTGA
- a CDS encoding mevalonate kinase family protein → MERAFSAPGKLFLSGEYAVLWGGVARVAAVAPRTTALVRQRADARVHVCLEEGALAGTTTPKGVRWEREVPPGFAFVARTLDEALRAHGRQSVGFELAVAPSAVGPGGLKLGMGGSACATVLAADATRFILEDRFDALKLALVAHTLGQGGKGSGGDVAASFAGGVLRYRRYDVSVLMAASSAGGFRAALMEAPPVDVWRLPAPKVALAYAFTGESASTKVLIAQVESRRDEAARQAFVARSDALGHDIEAGLGGGDFRAFSEAVTAQQALLQELGPTETEAMRRILAIASAYGCAGKQSGAGGGDGCILFAPSVEARAELMKGLEARGFHAMTLEVEPGLRGEGQADPRLRAWLDAHA, encoded by the coding sequence ATGGAACGGGCCTTCTCCGCGCCTGGGAAGCTGTTCCTCTCCGGGGAATACGCCGTGCTGTGGGGCGGGGTGGCGCGGGTGGCGGCGGTGGCGCCTCGGACGACGGCCCTCGTGCGGCAGCGGGCGGACGCACGAGTCCACGTGTGTCTGGAGGAGGGTGCGCTGGCGGGGACGACGACGCCCAAGGGCGTGCGCTGGGAGCGGGAGGTACCGCCCGGCTTCGCCTTCGTGGCGCGGACGTTGGACGAGGCGCTGCGGGCGCATGGCCGGCAGAGCGTGGGCTTCGAACTGGCAGTGGCGCCGTCGGCGGTGGGGCCCGGAGGCCTCAAGCTGGGCATGGGCGGCAGCGCGTGCGCGACGGTGCTGGCGGCGGACGCCACGCGCTTTATCCTGGAGGATCGCTTCGACGCGCTGAAGCTGGCGCTGGTGGCGCACACGCTGGGACAGGGCGGGAAGGGCAGCGGCGGGGACGTGGCGGCGAGCTTCGCGGGTGGAGTGCTGCGCTACCGGCGTTACGACGTCTCGGTGCTGATGGCGGCCTCCAGCGCGGGAGGCTTCCGGGCGGCGCTGATGGAGGCTCCACCGGTGGACGTGTGGCGGCTGCCCGCGCCGAAGGTGGCGTTGGCATACGCTTTCACGGGAGAGAGCGCCTCCACGAAGGTGCTCATCGCTCAGGTGGAGTCGCGCCGGGACGAGGCGGCCCGTCAGGCCTTCGTGGCGCGCTCGGACGCGCTGGGCCATGACATCGAAGCAGGGCTGGGCGGTGGAGACTTCCGCGCCTTCTCGGAGGCGGTGACGGCGCAGCAGGCGCTGTTGCAGGAGCTGGGGCCGACCGAGACGGAGGCGATGCGGCGGATCCTGGCCATCGCCTCGGCCTATGGTTGCGCGGGGAAGCAGTCCGGCGCCGGAGGAGGGGATGGGTGCATCCTCTTCGCCCCGAGCGTGGAGGCCCGCGCCGAGTTGATGAAGGGCCTGGAGGCCCGAGGCTTCCACGCGATGACGCTCGAGGTAGAACCAGGGCTGCGCGGCGAGGGCCAGGCGGACCCGAGGCTTCGCGCCTGGCTCGACGCGCACGCTTGA